One window of Medicago truncatula cultivar Jemalong A17 chromosome 2, MtrunA17r5.0-ANR, whole genome shotgun sequence genomic DNA carries:
- the LOC11424740 gene encoding F-box/kelch-repeat protein At3g06240, giving the protein MAATNQKVSNHVPDDIVFSIFSKLPLKSVNRFTCLGKSWSTLFENPYFINMFYKNIVSKHHSLYDEACLLLNYFDSTVNQWKLYLLFGERYENKLQIKLPHPFDGNRGYYQTVSILSSGINGTLCICDNNRGLTNALWNPATGEVKIIPQNKARLSYGLETHFNIHGFGYDHVRDDYKVLQYVVYIGDDCYSVAPPGPYWEIYSLQSNRWKKLYVDMRQRYLTSEGSMVYLNGVCHWWGNTYLMGIPSETFVVSFNLANEVPVTTLFPFDLHALKRFDRHLTMLNGFVAMIVTYEKTSPSFHISISVLGEPGVNESWIKLFDVGPMSGIDHPIGTGKKGDIFLRKDDGELACLDLTTGVMENIGAKAAEFRSQIVLYKKNIIPIRGIKN; this is encoded by the coding sequence ATGGCTGCAACAAACCAAAAGGTTAGTAACCATGTTCCTGATGATATcgtcttttctattttttcaaaactacCTTTGAAATCTGTGAATAGGTTTACTTGTTTAGGCAAATCTTGGTCTACTTTATTTGAAAACCCTTATTTCATCAACatgttttacaaaaatattgtttcCAAACATCATTCACTGTATGATGAAGCATGTCTCCTTCTAAACTATTTTGATAGTACTGTGAATCAATGGAAGTTGTATTTGCTTTTTGGTGAGAGATATGAGAACAAACTTCAAATCAAGTTGCCACATCCTTTTGACGGAAACCGTGGCTATTATCAGACCGTAAGTATTTTAAGTTCCGGTATTAATGGCACTCTTTGCATCTGTGATAATAACCGTGGGTTAACTAATGCGTTATGGAATCCGGCTACTGGGGAAGTAAAAATTATTCCTCAAAATAAGGCTCGCTTGTCTTATGGATTAGAAACTCATTTTAATATTCATGGATTTGGTTATGATCATGTTAGAGATGATTATAAAGTCCTTCAGTATGTTGTTTATATTGGAGATGATTGTTATAGTGTTGCACCACCCGGCCCCTATTGGGAAATATATAGTCTACAGAGTAACCGTTGGAAGaaactttatgttgatatgcgGCAACGTTATTTGACTTCGGAAGGTTCTATGGTGTATTTAAATGGGGTTTGCCATTGGTGGGGAAACACATATCTAATGGGAATACCAAGTGAAACATTTGTGGTGTCTTTTAACCTGGCCAATGAGGTGCCTGTTACCACTCTCTTTCCCTTTGATTTACACGCTTTAAAACGGTTTGATAGACACTTGACAATGTTAAATGGTTTTGTTGCTATGATCGTAACTTATGAAAAGACCAGTCCTTCATTCCACATATCAATATCAGTTTTGGGAGAACCTGGTGTCAATGAATCATGGATTAAGCTTTTCGATGTTGGACCTATGTCTGGCATCGACCATCCTATCGGAACAGGGAAGAAGGGTGATATATTTTTGAGAAAAGATGATGGTGAACTTGCTTGTCTTGATTTAACTACCGGAGTAATGGAGAACATTGGTGCAAAAGCAGCAGAATTCCGTTCTCAAATAGTACTTtacaagaaaaatatcattCCGATCAGAGGAATAAAGAATTAG